A part of Clarias gariepinus isolate MV-2021 ecotype Netherlands chromosome 14, CGAR_prim_01v2, whole genome shotgun sequence genomic DNA contains:
- the mfsd13a gene encoding transmembrane protein 180, with the protein MERRVWNCCLGVSTAVLYGSLALFVSILHNVFLLYYVDTFVSVYKIDKLSFWVGETVFLIWNSLNDPLFGWLSDRSFLSTPQSGAQISSPEVVLKRLQSLSRNGPLFALSFLAFWVAWAHPGLQFLICLCLYDGFLTLVDLNHNALLADLAVSANERTRLNFHSSLFSALGSLSVFLSYSFWDKEDFMLFRLFCVALAALSLLGFAVVSRILRHRFQNEVKSRKNEEEAFLKELRVGQVPLVQTEKPITLGDYLKQLSRHKNFMWFVSMNLVQVFHCHFNSNFFPLFLEHLLSDRISASTGSFLLGISYIAPHVNNLYFLTLSQKLGVYRVVRGLFILKLALSIVMLLAGADQVYLLCLFIASNRVFTEGTCKLLNLVITDLVDEDFVVNRRQQAASALLFGMVALVTKPGQTFAPLIGTWLLCVYTGYDIFERGPLKDSVAAVDVSGTESSLPLRQGCFYLLVFVPISCALLQLLAWSRFTLHGHKLRGIKAMRQGAQHLSDVKAI; encoded by the exons ATGGAAAGGAGGGTGTGGAACTGTTGCCTGGGTGTCTCCACAGCTGTGCTGTATGGCTCCCTTGCCCTTTTTGTCTCTATACTCCATAATGTCTTCCTGCTTTATTATGTTGACACTTTTGTGTCAGTTTACAAAATAGACAAACTTTCCTTCTGGGTGGGTGAG ACTGTGTTCCTGATATGGAACAGCCTGAATGACCCTCTCTTTGGCTGGCTGAGTGACCGCTCTTTTCTTAGCACCCCTCA GTCTGGAGCTCAGATCTCTTCACCTGAAGTGGTGTTGAAACGCCTCCAGTCCCTCTCCAGGAATGGTCCACTTTTTGCGCTTTCTTTCCTGGCTTTCTGGGTGGCCTGGGCCCACCCTGGTCTGCAGTTCCTCATCTGCCTGTGCCTTTATGACGGATTCCTCACACTAGTGGACCTCAACCACAATGCCCTGCTGGCTGACCTGGCCGTGTCTGCAAATGAGCGCACACGCCTAAACTTCCACAGCTCCCTTTTCAGTGCCCTGGGCTCACTGTCTGTTTTCCTGTCGTACTCATTCTGGGACAAAGAGGACTTTATGTTGTTCAGGCTTTTTTGTGTAGCACTGGCTGCTCTGTCATTGCTGGGCTTTGCTGTGGTATCTCGAATTTTGCGCCACAGGTTCCAAAATGAGGTTAAATCACGCAAGAATGAAGAAGAGGCATTTCTCAAGGA ATTGCGTGTTGGCCAGGTTCCTCTTGTTCAGACGGAGAAGCCCATCACTCTTGGAGATTATCTGAAGCAGCTCTCCCGTCACAAAAATTTTATGTGGTTTGTTTCTATGAATCTGGTGCag GTGTTTCACTGCCACttcaacagcaacttctttcCTCTGTTTCTTGAGCACCTCTTATCTGACCGGATCTCTGCCTCCACTGGCTCCTTTCTGCTGG GCATTTCTTACATAGCTCCCCATGTCAACAACCTTTACTTTCTTACATTAAGTCAAAAACTGGGTGTCTACCGGGTTGTCCGTGGCCTCTTCATTTTGAAACTGGCTCTTAGTATAGTAATGTTGCTAGCAGGAGCAGACCAGGTCTACTTGCTTTGCTTATTTATTGCCAG CAATCGAGTGTTTACGGAGGGGACCTGTAAGCTGTTAAATTTGGTCATCACAGATCTGGTTGATGAGGACTTTGTAGTGAACCGGCGACAGCAAGCAGCTTCTGCACTGCTGTTTGGTATGGTTGCTTTGGTAACAAAACCTGGCCAGACCTTCGCTCCCCTTATTGGTACCTggctgttgtgtgtgtatacag gttaTGATATCTTTGAGAGGGGCCCTCTTAAAGACTCAGTGGCAGCTGTAGATGTCTCAGGTACCGAGAGCTCTCTGCCACTGCGCCAGGGCTGCTTTTACCTACTGGTGTTTGTGCCAATCTCCTGTGCCCTGCTGCAACTACTGGCATGGTCTCGCTTTACCCTTCATGGTCACAAATTACGGGGCATTAAAGCCATGAGGCAGGGTGCTCAACATCTCAGTGATGTAAAGGCCATCTAA